One region of Rhodohalobacter mucosus genomic DNA includes:
- the mfd gene encoding transcription-repair coupling factor: protein MFDSLKKSVISGLNIPPQEVLDHLNEDKSIRLKGFAGSSVNLFLSEIVDKRNPVLYITRDLEKAAAVASDFEQIGIEGVSLFPSLRRKPYDDEKVLDLSIMVQRSEVLEQLGKNNTKLIVTSAEALTEKLVPSEQFHESSIHLKKGDVIPIDTLSENLSDQGYRAVRFVDSPGEYAIRGGIFDVFPFSGEYPVRLEFFGDEIDTIREFDPDSQRSIAYLNETRMVPNAAASDGGNKESLLSYLPENALLVVDEPGVINSEIEAFYEKAGKTYQELDDSSLSAPEEDYLTPDEWNKALTDNAVIYTGTFSDDIPDVYDVTLNAAPHPQFGGSFKLLRNYISDQKGTTIILTDHENQKERFEELLGDADESFNYRVHTKTLHEGFLLKDTGLSVLTDHQIFNRYHRAKIKRKRVRGGISFKELKDLNIGDYVVHVDYGIAKFAGFKKIDVRNATQEAAVLRYKDDSILYVNVSSLHKIQKYSGKEGKEPRISKLGSGEWARKKAGTRKKVKDIARDLIELYAKRKALNAFSFDPDNPWQTEMEARFEYEETPDQMDAIQAVKRDMQSPHPMDRLICGDVGFGKTEVAVRAAFKAVMNQKQVAILVPTTILADQHFKTFLSRMKEFPVEVAAISRFRSPAEQKKIVERVESGKIDILIGTHRIVSKDVKFKDLGLLIIDEEQRFGVSVKEKLKEFRATVDVLTLTATPIPRTLQFSLMGARDLSIINTPPPNRQPVYTEIHSFDESLIRDAVIQEISRGGQVFFIHNRVKNIEQIADMVRELVPDVRVRFAHGQMTPSRLEKIISDFYRHKFDVLVSTNIVENGIDIANANTIIINNANHFGLSELHQLRGRVGRSNRKAFCYLITPPVGTLTPEARKRLTALEEFSDLGAGFNIAMRDLDIRGAGDILGAEQSGFITDIGFELYTKILDEAVKELKETEYKNLFNSEPVKPDYPETQVEFDLSAYLEQEYVQDNVERLNLYRKLSEASDENQIAEWEDEITDRFGPLPDSGRNLIRAAKIKLNASKLLLKKVTIRSNRMWLLGPQDSASYGLQFYRSGYFQQLMREVQSRNDHPFKVVQKKNAITLVIENISNTEEAIHYLRQLTPYENQVADLAE from the coding sequence ATGTTTGATTCACTGAAAAAATCGGTTATATCCGGCCTGAACATACCCCCGCAAGAGGTTCTGGATCACCTAAATGAGGATAAAAGTATCCGGCTGAAAGGCTTCGCGGGATCATCCGTCAATCTCTTTCTTTCAGAAATCGTTGATAAGAGAAATCCCGTTCTATACATCACCAGGGATTTGGAGAAAGCTGCGGCCGTCGCCTCCGATTTTGAACAGATTGGAATTGAGGGGGTATCCCTTTTTCCATCATTGCGCCGCAAGCCTTATGACGATGAAAAAGTGCTGGACCTGTCCATTATGGTGCAGCGCTCAGAAGTGCTTGAACAGCTTGGTAAAAACAACACAAAGCTGATTGTAACCTCCGCAGAGGCGCTCACTGAAAAACTTGTACCTTCAGAACAATTTCATGAATCATCCATTCACTTAAAAAAGGGCGATGTCATCCCGATTGACACTCTTTCGGAGAATCTTTCGGACCAGGGCTACCGGGCCGTCCGTTTTGTGGATTCACCCGGCGAATATGCCATACGCGGCGGAATATTTGACGTATTCCCTTTTTCGGGTGAATATCCCGTACGCCTGGAATTTTTTGGTGATGAAATCGATACCATCCGCGAGTTTGATCCCGACTCCCAGCGTTCGATTGCCTATCTCAATGAGACGCGCATGGTTCCAAACGCAGCCGCGTCAGATGGCGGCAATAAAGAGAGCCTTCTCTCCTATCTTCCCGAAAATGCACTGTTGGTTGTTGATGAGCCGGGTGTAATTAATTCGGAAATCGAAGCATTCTACGAAAAAGCTGGAAAAACGTACCAGGAGCTGGATGACAGCTCCCTGTCTGCTCCAGAAGAGGACTATCTGACGCCAGATGAATGGAATAAAGCACTCACCGATAATGCAGTTATCTATACGGGCACTTTTTCTGATGATATCCCCGACGTGTATGATGTAACCCTAAATGCAGCTCCCCATCCGCAATTCGGCGGCAGCTTCAAACTGCTTCGGAATTATATCAGCGATCAAAAAGGAACAACGATCATTCTTACGGATCATGAAAATCAAAAGGAACGGTTTGAAGAGCTGCTTGGCGATGCTGATGAATCATTTAATTACCGGGTTCATACAAAGACCCTGCATGAAGGATTTTTACTCAAGGATACGGGCCTATCCGTTTTAACGGATCATCAGATTTTTAACCGGTATCACAGGGCAAAAATAAAGAGAAAACGCGTTCGCGGAGGAATCTCCTTCAAGGAGCTGAAGGATCTCAATATCGGCGATTATGTGGTACACGTTGACTACGGCATTGCAAAGTTTGCAGGATTCAAAAAAATCGATGTCCGCAATGCAACACAGGAAGCAGCCGTACTGCGATATAAAGACGACTCCATACTCTATGTAAACGTATCGAGCCTTCACAAAATCCAGAAATATTCGGGCAAGGAGGGCAAAGAGCCGCGTATTTCAAAATTAGGTTCCGGTGAATGGGCACGTAAAAAAGCGGGTACCCGGAAAAAGGTCAAGGATATTGCACGGGATCTTATTGAACTTTATGCAAAACGAAAAGCATTGAATGCATTCAGTTTTGACCCTGACAATCCGTGGCAAACCGAAATGGAAGCACGGTTTGAATATGAGGAAACACCCGATCAGATGGATGCAATACAGGCAGTGAAAAGGGATATGCAATCACCTCATCCCATGGACCGCCTGATTTGCGGCGATGTTGGGTTCGGAAAAACAGAGGTGGCCGTACGAGCCGCATTCAAAGCCGTCATGAATCAGAAACAGGTTGCAATTCTGGTGCCTACTACGATTCTTGCAGATCAGCATTTTAAAACCTTCCTGAGCAGAATGAAGGAATTCCCCGTAGAAGTTGCTGCCATCTCCAGGTTCCGTTCACCCGCTGAACAGAAAAAGATCGTTGAGCGTGTTGAATCCGGTAAGATTGACATATTGATTGGCACGCACCGTATTGTTTCGAAGGATGTTAAATTCAAGGATCTCGGCCTGCTTATCATCGATGAAGAGCAGCGGTTTGGCGTTTCCGTGAAAGAGAAACTTAAAGAATTCCGTGCCACCGTTGATGTACTGACTCTTACCGCTACTCCTATTCCGAGAACGCTTCAGTTTTCTCTGATGGGAGCTCGCGACCTGAGTATCATCAACACACCGCCGCCTAACCGTCAGCCGGTCTACACTGAGATTCATAGTTTTGATGAATCTCTAATCCGTGATGCGGTTATCCAGGAGATCTCACGCGGAGGTCAGGTCTTTTTTATCCATAATCGTGTGAAGAATATTGAACAGATAGCAGATATGGTTCGTGAACTTGTACCGGATGTAAGGGTTCGGTTTGCACACGGCCAGATGACGCCATCGAGGCTTGAAAAAATTATCAGTGACTTTTACAGGCACAAGTTTGACGTACTGGTATCAACAAATATTGTTGAAAACGGCATCGACATTGCCAATGCCAATACCATCATTATAAATAATGCCAACCATTTCGGTTTGTCTGAGCTGCATCAGCTTCGTGGGCGGGTTGGCCGGTCGAACAGGAAAGCTTTCTGCTACCTGATTACACCGCCGGTTGGAACGCTTACTCCCGAAGCCAGAAAGAGGCTTACGGCACTCGAAGAGTTCTCCGACCTTGGAGCCGGATTCAATATTGCGATGAGAGATCTTGATATTCGCGGTGCGGGTGACATACTTGGCGCTGAACAGAGCGGATTTATCACGGATATTGGTTTTGAACTCTACACAAAAATATTGGATGAAGCCGTAAAAGAGCTAAAAGAAACAGAATACAAAAACCTGTTCAATAGCGAACCCGTGAAACCGGACTATCCGGAAACGCAGGTTGAATTCGACCTTTCCGCCTACCTTGAACAGGAGTACGTTCAGGATAATGTGGAGCGGCTCAATCTCTATCGCAAACTATCTGAAGCGTCGGATGAAAATCAAATCGCAGAGTGGGAGGACGAAATAACGGACCGGTTTGGCCCCCTGCCCGACAGCGGCAGAAACCTGATACGAGCGGCAAAGATAAAATTAAACGCGTCCAAGCTGCTGCTAAAAAAAGTGACCATTCGGTCGAATCGTATGTGGCTCCTTGGCCCGCAGGACTCCGCATCTTATGGGTTACAGTTTTACAGAAGCGGCTACTTTCAGCAACTGATGCGTGAAGTACAATCACGCAATGACCATCCCTTCAAGGTGGTTCAAAAAAAGAACGCCATTACGCTTGTGATTGAGAATATCAGCAATACGGAAGAAGCCATTCACTACCTCAGGCAGCTGACGCCCTATGAAAACCAGGTTGCGGACCTTGCAGAATGA
- a CDS encoding glycosyltransferase — protein MILIRNRFELTGLPSIEKKADLKISVCIPARNEENTLPVLLPTVFSQKGVEFEVIVLNDGSTDRTGEVLNSFSNNHADTLRVVDGIDKPADWLGKPWACMQLSRHASPETDLLLFLDADTKLRPGTLQGIASAFREYKSDMITVWPQQILGTFWEKTVMPLVYYGLISVLPAVYVYRKPRWMPKRIYVRVSSMFAAANGQCIAFKKDAYQIIGGHEAVKQQIVEDVELAKAAKRAGLTVRMFHGTGSVLCRMYKNQSELFTGLRKNFLAGFGYSIPLFLSAAILHLIVFILPFAALLWSLFYPSAAIFSLSALSVTLILFHRLMLSIWFQWDPIYSFTHPIGVLWFQWLGLVKLYDHFTGKKVNWKGRNV, from the coding sequence GTGATCCTGATCAGAAACCGATTTGAGTTAACGGGCCTGCCATCGATTGAAAAAAAGGCCGATTTGAAGATATCGGTTTGCATACCTGCCCGCAATGAAGAAAATACACTTCCAGTCCTGCTTCCTACGGTTTTTTCTCAAAAAGGTGTGGAATTTGAGGTAATTGTTCTGAATGACGGGTCTACTGACCGTACGGGTGAGGTACTCAACTCTTTTTCCAATAACCACGCTGATACTCTCAGGGTAGTTGACGGCATAGATAAACCGGCCGACTGGCTTGGAAAACCCTGGGCCTGTATGCAGCTTTCCCGCCATGCATCACCCGAAACAGACCTTTTGCTTTTCCTGGACGCAGATACAAAGCTCAGGCCGGGAACACTTCAAGGCATAGCATCTGCATTTCGCGAATATAAGTCAGATATGATCACTGTATGGCCTCAACAAATATTGGGCACCTTCTGGGAAAAAACAGTGATGCCGCTTGTTTATTATGGACTCATCTCGGTACTGCCTGCAGTTTATGTTTACCGTAAACCCAGATGGATGCCAAAAAGAATTTATGTCCGTGTTTCATCCATGTTTGCAGCAGCTAACGGTCAGTGCATCGCTTTCAAAAAAGACGCCTATCAGATAATCGGAGGGCATGAAGCTGTTAAACAGCAAATTGTTGAAGATGTTGAGCTGGCTAAAGCTGCCAAAAGGGCCGGCCTCACGGTGAGAATGTTCCATGGTACAGGCAGCGTGCTCTGCAGAATGTATAAAAATCAGTCCGAACTCTTTACCGGTCTCAGAAAAAATTTTCTGGCCGGATTCGGATATTCAATCCCGCTTTTTTTATCAGCAGCCATTCTTCATCTTATCGTTTTCATTCTCCCCTTTGCCGCACTGTTGTGGTCGCTATTTTATCCTTCAGCCGCCATCTTCAGTCTCTCAGCCTTAAGCGTTACCCTGATCCTCTTTCACAGGTTGATGCTTTCCATCTGGTTTCAATGGGATCCCATCTACTCATTCACACATCCCATTGGCGTGCTTTGGTTTCAGTGGCTTGGACTCGTAAAATTATATGATCATTTTACCGGTAAAAAAGTTAACTGGAAAGGCAGGAATGTTTAA
- a CDS encoding fasciclin domain-containing protein encodes MKTPFNRLLVLLLAPLVAALLFTACGDDNDVTDNGDDELNIVETAQEDGRFTTLVGLVQDAGLQDLLSTDELTVFAPTDAAFEELFEVVNPNDLTQDDIIEILSYHVTEGTIASGDLQPQQDVEMLNEELTLVQSSAAGVVVNGSSNVVVADVEATNGIIHAVDEVLLPKEFRVAVEGPSLVEIAEDAGNFTTLLDLVEQGGLKTTLQFLGPYTAFAPTDDAFDALFAEIDPASLTEEQIGFILTYHVITGSPILSTDLEAEQTVSSANGDPLYITSGQEGVVVNGSANVGPADLEASNGVVHVVDQVLLPNAFLNAVQVAQKNYNFTTLVDLIVQANLVDAVASSEITVFAPTNDAFDALFAEVDPASLTPEQVENILLYHTIIGSTILSTDLAAEQTVESGSTEPLYITADSEGVVVNGNSTVVTADVEATNGVIHAVDTVLLPNAFLNTAEVAQKNYNFTTLVDLLVQANLVDAVANNEITVFAPTNEAFDALFAEVDPNSLTPEQVENILLYHTIIGSTILSTDLAAEQTVESGSAESLYITSGEAGVSVNASSTVTAADVESANGVIHVIDSVLLPNAFLDVTGIVSKNYDLTTLVGLLSDNDLVTTLQGDGPFTVFAPTNAAFEAIEATLATLTTPQVVETLLYHVYDALVLSTDLQPTQTITMLNDQDVTITVSGGTVTIDAAGSSAVVTVADLEGTNGVVHIIDEVLIPSFN; translated from the coding sequence ATGAAGACACCTTTCAACAGACTACTGGTTCTCCTATTGGCTCCGCTGGTGGCAGCATTGCTATTTACAGCCTGCGGCGACGATAACGATGTCACCGACAATGGTGATGATGAGCTTAACATTGTAGAAACAGCCCAGGAAGACGGCCGGTTTACCACTCTTGTAGGCTTGGTACAGGATGCCGGACTCCAGGATCTCTTGTCTACCGATGAATTAACAGTTTTTGCACCTACAGATGCTGCTTTCGAGGAGCTTTTTGAAGTTGTAAATCCTAACGACCTGACACAGGATGATATAATTGAAATATTGAGCTACCATGTTACCGAAGGAACCATTGCTTCCGGTGACCTGCAACCCCAACAGGATGTTGAGATGCTGAATGAAGAGCTCACCCTTGTGCAGTCAAGTGCTGCCGGTGTAGTTGTTAACGGAAGCTCCAACGTTGTTGTAGCCGATGTAGAAGCAACCAACGGAATTATCCATGCAGTTGACGAAGTACTCCTTCCCAAAGAGTTTCGCGTAGCGGTTGAAGGCCCGTCTCTGGTTGAAATTGCAGAGGATGCAGGTAATTTTACCACATTGCTCGACCTTGTTGAGCAGGGCGGCCTGAAGACTACCCTTCAGTTTCTGGGCCCATACACCGCGTTTGCTCCAACAGACGATGCTTTTGATGCACTGTTCGCAGAGATCGATCCCGCCTCGTTAACCGAAGAGCAGATCGGATTTATCCTCACGTATCACGTCATAACCGGAAGCCCGATTCTTTCCACGGATCTTGAAGCTGAACAAACTGTAAGCTCAGCCAACGGTGATCCTCTGTATATTACTTCCGGCCAGGAAGGTGTTGTTGTAAACGGTTCAGCCAATGTAGGTCCCGCTGATCTTGAAGCCTCCAACGGTGTTGTTCACGTAGTGGATCAAGTACTTCTGCCGAATGCATTTCTGAATGCGGTACAGGTAGCCCAGAAGAACTACAACTTTACCACGCTTGTTGACCTTATTGTGCAGGCGAACCTTGTGGACGCTGTTGCAAGTTCTGAAATAACAGTTTTTGCACCGACAAACGATGCGTTTGACGCACTTTTTGCAGAAGTAGACCCTGCATCTCTCACTCCCGAGCAGGTTGAGAATATTCTTCTCTATCACACAATAATCGGCAGCACCATTCTTTCAACAGACCTTGCTGCAGAGCAAACCGTAGAGTCAGGCTCAACAGAACCACTCTACATTACTGCAGATTCTGAAGGAGTTGTTGTAAATGGTAACTCAACAGTTGTAACAGCCGATGTGGAAGCCACCAATGGCGTGATTCATGCCGTAGATACCGTGCTTCTGCCGAACGCATTTCTGAATACTGCGGAAGTTGCACAGAAAAACTACAATTTCACTACACTGGTGGACTTGCTTGTGCAGGCAAACCTTGTAGACGCAGTGGCGAATAATGAAATCACCGTATTTGCTCCTACCAATGAGGCTTTTGATGCCCTCTTTGCGGAAGTTGATCCAAACTCACTCACTCCCGAGCAGGTAGAGAACATTCTGCTGTACCACACGATCATTGGCAGCACGATTCTTTCAACCGACCTTGCGGCAGAGCAAACTGTAGAATCCGGTTCAGCTGAGTCACTCTACATCACTTCAGGTGAAGCCGGTGTATCGGTAAATGCATCGTCTACAGTAACTGCAGCGGATGTTGAATCAGCCAACGGTGTAATTCATGTTATTGACTCAGTACTTTTACCAAATGCTTTCCTTGATGTTACAGGTATTGTCTCGAAAAATTATGACCTCACCACCCTGGTAGGGCTGCTTTCTGACAATGACTTGGTCACTACCCTTCAGGGAGACGGACCGTTTACCGTGTTTGCACCGACGAACGCTGCTTTTGAGGCCATCGAAGCAACACTGGCAACGCTGACAACACCGCAGGTAGTTGAGACACTTCTCTACCATGTGTACGATGCACTTGTGCTGTCAACTGATCTTCAGCCGACCCAAACGATTACGATGCTGAATGACCAGGACGTCACCATTACGGTTTCCGGCGGTACGGTTACCATTGACGCGGCAGGCTCATCTGCGGTTGTAACTGTTGCCGACCTGGAAGGTACCAACGGAGTGGTACACATCATTGATGAGGTACTGATTCCGTCTTTTAACTAA
- a CDS encoding tyrosine recombinase XerC, which produces MTDQIEKYIGFLKVERNASEHTITSYRTDLEQFVSFLSEELGQDSFSIDPGNIQRIDIRLWLGKLNEEGFSRNSIARKTASLRSFFKYLFTRGVIEKNPAHLLIVPKAEKRLPKTVQPEEISRMMELASADDAKTVQHRAILELFYSTGMRLSELTGLNVDDIDLRAAQVKVTGKGNKQRIIPLGGEAIKACKNHLKSREELFSSKTDGNDYKAMFIAPRGRRMYPRQVQNIVKHYLLQTSEITQKSPHVIRHSFATHMLDAGADIRIIKEFLGHASLGATQIYTHTSVERLKNVYSKAHPRAENNIKRQNI; this is translated from the coding sequence ATGACGGACCAAATAGAGAAATATATTGGTTTTCTGAAGGTAGAACGCAATGCCTCTGAACATACCATTACTTCATACAGAACTGACCTGGAGCAATTCGTCTCTTTTCTATCGGAAGAATTGGGCCAGGATAGTTTCTCAATTGATCCGGGCAATATTCAACGCATTGATATTCGCCTCTGGCTCGGAAAACTGAATGAAGAAGGGTTTTCCCGCAACTCAATTGCCCGTAAAACAGCTTCACTTCGCTCTTTCTTTAAATACCTGTTTACACGTGGTGTGATAGAAAAAAATCCCGCCCACCTGCTTATTGTACCAAAAGCTGAAAAGCGGCTGCCAAAAACCGTTCAGCCCGAGGAGATCAGCCGTATGATGGAGCTTGCCTCCGCAGATGATGCAAAAACTGTTCAGCACAGGGCCATTCTTGAGCTCTTCTACTCCACCGGCATGAGGCTTAGTGAACTGACCGGATTGAATGTTGATGATATTGATCTCAGGGCTGCTCAGGTAAAGGTAACCGGAAAAGGAAACAAGCAGCGTATTATACCGCTTGGCGGTGAAGCGATAAAAGCATGTAAAAATCATTTGAAGTCACGGGAGGAACTCTTTTCTTCCAAAACAGACGGAAATGATTATAAAGCGATGTTCATCGCTCCACGCGGCAGACGAATGTATCCAAGACAGGTTCAGAATATTGTGAAACATTACCTTCTTCAGACAAGTGAAATTACTCAGAAGAGCCCTCATGTGATCCGCCACAGTTTTGCAACTCATATGCTCGATGCAGGTGCCGATATTCGGATAATTAAAGAATTTCTGGGTCATGCCAGTTTGGGAGCTACACAGATTTATACCCACACCAGCGTGGAAAGGCTTAAAAATGTTTACAGCAAAGCCCACCCAAGAGCCGAAAACAATATTAAAAGACAGAACATTTAA
- the hpf gene encoding ribosome hibernation-promoting factor, HPF/YfiA family, translated as MKTTFTARHFDCSPSLKEFTLSSVEKLEQFFDKILVCDIVLTQGQDDENPAIAELNVKVPKTLINVSEAAPTFEQAISEAVDNAVRQLRKYKTKHFEHY; from the coding sequence ATGAAAACCACATTTACAGCCAGGCATTTCGACTGCAGCCCAAGTCTTAAAGAGTTTACACTAAGTTCCGTTGAAAAACTGGAACAATTTTTTGATAAAATCCTGGTATGTGACATTGTGCTGACACAGGGTCAGGACGATGAGAATCCGGCTATTGCTGAGTTGAACGTGAAAGTCCCGAAAACCCTGATCAACGTGTCTGAGGCAGCACCAACGTTTGAACAAGCTATCAGTGAAGCCGTGGATAATGCGGTTCGGCAGCTTCGAAAGTATAAAACAAAACATTTTGAGCATTACTAA
- the hprK gene encoding HPr(Ser) kinase/phosphatase — protein sequence MLFGDQEAIPIREKVQVAALIESLNKQIPVNLEGCAAESQAEKKFVTEADLHRPGLALAGYVKLFTFQRIQIIGNTECQFLDNLSPDKQKEAFSRLVSFDIPVIFLTDNNKLSSALLRLADDRKVPVFRTKMETTRFMYLLRDYLEDLFAMQTMLHGTMVDVYGIGILIAGKSGLGKSEVALDLVERGHRLVSDDVVMITKKSNVLMTSATEMNKHFMEIRGLGVIDVMSMFGIRAIRYQKRLEVVLELSLWQDTEKINRTGLDHDEVEILGTQIPLIHLPITPGKNITVIAEVIAMNYLLKHYGYDAAEAFQKKVKKHISEKKSGSDMPRRAVEYFEGDFE from the coding sequence ATGCTTTTCGGTGATCAGGAAGCCATTCCGATAAGGGAAAAAGTACAGGTTGCAGCGCTCATAGAGAGCCTGAACAAGCAAATTCCGGTAAATCTGGAAGGTTGTGCAGCAGAGTCACAGGCTGAAAAGAAGTTTGTTACCGAGGCAGACCTGCATCGGCCCGGACTCGCCCTTGCGGGCTATGTAAAGCTGTTTACGTTTCAGCGGATACAGATTATCGGTAACACGGAGTGCCAGTTTCTGGATAATCTGTCACCCGACAAACAAAAGGAAGCATTCAGCAGACTCGTTTCATTCGACATTCCCGTCATTTTTCTGACGGATAATAACAAACTCTCCTCTGCCCTTCTCAGGCTGGCTGACGACCGCAAAGTGCCGGTTTTCCGTACCAAAATGGAGACAACGAGGTTCATGTACCTGCTTCGTGATTACCTGGAAGATCTGTTTGCCATGCAGACGATGCTTCACGGAACCATGGTTGACGTTTACGGCATTGGCATCCTCATTGCGGGTAAATCAGGTCTTGGGAAGAGTGAAGTAGCTCTCGATCTGGTTGAGAGGGGGCACAGGCTGGTTTCGGATGATGTCGTTATGATCACCAAGAAGAGCAATGTTCTTATGACATCAGCCACCGAAATGAATAAGCATTTTATGGAGATCAGGGGGCTTGGCGTTATTGACGTGATGTCGATGTTTGGCATTCGGGCGATACGATATCAAAAACGGCTTGAGGTTGTTCTTGAATTATCTCTTTGGCAGGATACGGAAAAAATTAACCGGACCGGCCTCGACCATGATGAAGTTGAGATACTCGGTACCCAAATACCCCTGATACATCTGCCCATTACCCCCGGTAAAAACATTACCGTTATCGCCGAGGTGATTGCAATGAACTATCTGCTGAAACATTATGGTTATGATGCGGCGGAAGCGTTCCAGAAGAAAGTGAAGAAGCATATTTCTGAAAAAAAATCCGGTTCAGACATGCCCAGAAGGGCCGTTGAGTATTTTGAAGGAGATTTTGAGTAA
- a CDS encoding M23 family metallopeptidase, with protein MANTNHYYYDPERCEFVPVHYERKKRTLHNLSFWLINGIVLASIGIAILSYSIGTPAEIALKAENQVLLDQLEVTKSSIVDLETRLNTIAELDNEMYRSVLGLEPISYEERMAGTGGADVYSEFDLYSEDASEILRWTASKLDNIERRLNIQKLSFEEVKAYYNENQERMSHLPAIRPLSGILLSGYGMRVHPVLKYQRLHEGADFRADIGTEVFSTGEGVVKFAGRRGTYGNLLEIDHGFGYTTRYAHLSGFAEGIRAGAKVNRGQLVAYTGNTGVSEGPHLHYEVRVNGRSVDPLNFLFADITPEEYQMYREISENNPMSMD; from the coding sequence ATGGCGAATACAAACCATTACTACTACGACCCCGAAAGATGCGAGTTTGTTCCCGTTCACTACGAACGAAAAAAACGAACACTACACAATCTCTCTTTTTGGCTTATCAACGGAATTGTGCTGGCAAGCATTGGCATTGCAATACTCTCCTACAGTATCGGTACTCCGGCAGAAATCGCACTGAAAGCTGAAAACCAGGTACTGCTTGATCAGCTTGAAGTTACAAAGAGTTCAATTGTAGATCTGGAAACCCGACTGAATACGATTGCGGAATTGGATAATGAAATGTACCGATCGGTTCTGGGACTGGAGCCTATCTCCTACGAAGAGCGGATGGCCGGTACGGGTGGTGCGGATGTGTATTCTGAATTTGACCTGTATAGTGAAGACGCCTCTGAAATTCTTCGCTGGACCGCATCCAAGCTGGATAACATCGAACGAAGGCTGAATATCCAAAAATTGTCATTTGAAGAGGTTAAGGCATACTACAATGAGAACCAGGAGCGAATGAGCCATCTGCCCGCCATACGCCCTCTGAGCGGCATCCTGCTGAGCGGTTACGGTATGCGGGTACATCCGGTACTCAAATATCAACGGCTTCACGAGGGTGCTGATTTCAGAGCTGATATTGGAACCGAAGTTTTTTCCACCGGCGAAGGAGTTGTGAAGTTTGCCGGCCGCAGGGGTACATATGGCAACCTGCTCGAAATTGATCACGGTTTTGGGTACACGACACGATATGCACATCTATCCGGTTTCGCCGAGGGAATTCGTGCCGGAGCTAAGGTAAACCGGGGACAGCTGGTTGCCTACACAGGTAATACCGGTGTCAGTGAAGGCCCCCATCTTCACTACGAAGTTCGCGTAAACGGCAGATCCGTTGACCCGCTTAATTTCCTGTTTGCTGATATCACCCCTGAAGAGTATCAAATGTACAGGGAGATCTCCGAGAACAATCCGATGTCGATGGATTAA
- a CDS encoding L-threonylcarbamoyladenylate synthase: MKIDPEQAVHIIQSGGIVAIPTETVYGLAADAFNTEAVRNTFLKKGRPADNPLIVHISDIGQLDKLIVQPPEALKKLTAQFWPGPLTLVLEKHPSVPDIVSGGLRTVAVRMPDHPITRKLINRCGPLTAPSANKSGRPSPTKADHVEDDFGKDFPVVDGGDCEIGLESTVIDLSSHPFTILRPGAVSKRALEECLDQKIISETELPHTDKPASPGVKYTHYKPQATVYWIESLPLHPHDDTLYLIHSNPELKGLAQRHKNILSFSGNFQLLAKRLYDLFRYADHQNYAQIAIEKLPDPSENDIIPPLFNRISKAIRK, encoded by the coding sequence ATGAAGATAGACCCGGAGCAGGCTGTTCATATTATCCAATCAGGCGGTATCGTGGCCATACCCACAGAAACGGTGTATGGTCTGGCTGCAGATGCATTTAATACAGAGGCAGTCCGGAATACATTTCTAAAAAAAGGGCGCCCCGCTGACAATCCTCTGATTGTACATATATCGGATATCGGACAGCTCGACAAACTTATTGTCCAGCCACCTGAAGCGCTGAAAAAGCTGACCGCGCAGTTCTGGCCGGGACCTCTGACACTCGTTCTTGAGAAACACCCATCCGTACCCGACATCGTTAGCGGAGGGCTCCGCACGGTTGCCGTACGCATGCCTGATCATCCTATCACACGTAAACTTATTAACCGGTGCGGCCCGCTTACCGCACCGAGTGCCAACAAATCAGGCAGGCCAAGTCCGACCAAAGCTGATCACGTAGAAGACGATTTTGGCAAAGATTTTCCGGTCGTTGACGGAGGTGACTGTGAAATCGGACTTGAATCAACCGTAATTGACCTCAGCTCACACCCTTTTACCATTTTGAGGCCGGGTGCAGTTTCGAAGCGTGCATTGGAAGAGTGCCTGGATCAAAAGATTATCAGTGAGACAGAGTTACCCCACACCGATAAACCGGCAAGCCCCGGGGTTAAATACACACATTACAAACCGCAGGCGACGGTTTACTGGATAGAAAGTCTGCCTCTTCACCCCCACGACGACACGCTTTACTTGATTCATTCAAACCCTGAGCTTAAGGGATTGGCTCAACGGCATAAAAACATCCTCTCCTTTTCCGGAAACTTTCAACTGCTTGCAAAACGACTGTATGATCTCTTCAGATATGCAGATCATCAGAATTACGCACAGATTGCAATCGAAAAACTGCCCGATCCATCAGAAAACGACATCATCCCGCCACTTTTTAACCGAATTTCGAAGGCTATCCGGAAGTAA